A genome region from Arachis duranensis cultivar V14167 chromosome 8, aradu.V14167.gnm2.J7QH, whole genome shotgun sequence includes the following:
- the LOC127741273 gene encoding uncharacterized protein LOC127741273 — protein sequence MVSSIILDSKFWEDCFTTVMLVDADKKPSLGIVYASMQRAKINIKTMFRNRKSAYTPYTSILKMRWDKHLKRDLHAAAYFLNPDYFYSEGFVEKANILRSLLDLFDIETLCDDSVAAMQEIQLYRDRKGSFGRESALKAIKRLEPGEWWRLHGGSAPNLQKMAIRLLHQTSSSSGCERNWSLFEQIHSKRRNRLEHQRLSDIVYVTYNLRLQSRMHRKEKNYDPIDIQSIDTVDFWVMPEEDDPEFTNGDIEGIENLIYTDNAMPSYPTDGGDVELDVDFPNVAGSSNTASFGGTSDDGGFGLPVYDGDVGTLNDNYDF from the exons ATGGttagttcaattatcttggataGTAAGTTTTGGGAGGATTGTTTTACTACTGTTATGCTTGTTGATGCTGATAAGAAACCTTCTCTGGGTATTGTGTATGCGAGCATGCAAAGAGCCAAAATTAATATCAAGACAATGTTTAGAAATAGGAAATCTGCATACACACCTTATACAAGTATCTTGAAAATGCGTTGGGATAAGCATTTGAAGCGTGACCTCCATGCAGCAGCATACTTTTTGAATCCAGATTACTTCTATAGTGAGGGGTTTGTTGAGAAGGCAAATATCTTGAGGTCTTTGCttgatttatttgatattgaaaCTCTTTGCGATGACTCGGTTGCCGCAATGCAAGAGATACAGTTGTATCGAGATCGAAAAGGAAGTTTTGGAAGGGAGAGTGCATTGAAAGCAATTAAGAGACTTGAACCTG GTGAATGGTGGAGGCTACATGGTGGGAGTGCTCCTAACTTGCAAAAAATGGCAAttcgtcttcttcatcaaacatcTTCATCATCCGGCTGCGAGAGGAACTGGAGCCTCTTTGAACAAATCCATTCAAAGAGAAGGAACCGATTAGAGCATCAAAGGCTAAGTGACATTGTTTATGTCACTTATAATCTACGCCTTCAATCTAGAATGCATCGCAAGGAGAAGAATTATGATCCAATTGACATTCAAAGCATTGACACAGTAGATTTTTGGGTAATGCCGGAGGAAGATGATCCTGAATTTACTAATGGAGACATCGAAGgcattgaaaatttaatttataccgATAATGCTATGCCTTCATATCCTACAG atggaGGAGATGTGGAACTTGATGTGGATTTTCCTAATGTTGCTGGTTCTTCAAATACAGCTTCTTTTGGTGGTACTTCTGATGATGGTGGTTTTGGATTACCTGTTTATGATGGAGATGTTGGAACActtaatgataattatgatttttga
- the LOC127741274 gene encoding uncharacterized protein LOC127741274, whose protein sequence is MEQSQSNSQPQDNAAQNSQTGSSRGKSDPAWQYFTVKYDKNNKAQYTCIFCLNTYNGGGIYRMKYHLAKIPGQIKVCNKVTEDVELQFKRLLEENKKNKAEKRKFTSDCYDVESETQVEEEGEVLNPVQPPAPATMGDKGKRRAIAATSIGSDFKERTTPGSQPALKSILASKQVKHKVKLGLARWIIDARIPFNAIQSPYFQPALDGVAAIGPGFKGPSYDEMRVHLLADLKKECQLLVEGYRRSWKRTGCTLMADGWTDQRQRTLINFLVYCPAGMSFVKSVDAYDMIKTADTLFKLFAEVIEWVGSSNIVHVVTNNAANYVSAGKLIHEKYPNIFWSPCAAHCINLILKDIASLPHIADLASRASKVTVFVYNHMIFLSWLRKRKDWKEIVRPGVTRFATVFITLKSIYDHK, encoded by the coding sequence ATGGAACAATCACAAAGTAACTCACAGCCACAAGATAATGCTGCTCAAAATTCTCAAACTGGTTCATCTAGAGGTAAATCTGATCCAGCTTGGCAGTATTTTACAGTGAAgtatgacaaaaataacaaagcTCAATATACATGTATTTTCTGCTTGAATACTTACAATGGAGGGGGGATATATAGAATGAAATACCATCTTGCAAAAATCCCTGGACAAATTAAAGTTTGTAACAAAGTAACTGAAGATGTTGAGCTTCAATTCAAAAGGCTTTTggaggaaaacaaaaaaaataaggcagaaaaaagaaaatttacatCTGATTGTTATGATGTGGAAAGTGAAACTCAAGTGGAAGAAGAGGGTGAAGTGCTTAATCCTGTACAACCTCCGGCTCCTGCAACAATGGGAGACAAAGGAAAGAGAAGAGCGATTGCTGCTACTTCAATTGGAAGTGATTTTAAGGAAAGGACTACACCAGGCTCTCAACCAGCTTTGAAAAGTATCTTGGCCAGTAAACAAGTTAAACACAAGGTTAAGTTGGGGCTTGCAAGATGGATCATTGATGCACGGATTCCATTCAATGCAATTCAATCGCCTTACTTTCAACCTGCCTTGGACGGCGTTGCTGCAATTGGACCTGGTTTCAAGGGACCGTCGTATGACGAAATGAGAGTTCATTTGCTGGCCGATCTTAAGAAGGAATGTCAGTTGCTTGTTGAAGGTTATCGGAGGTCGTGGAAAAGGACTGGTTGTACACTGATGGCAGATGGCTGGACTGATCAAAGGCAGCGTACGTTAATTAATTTTCTAGTTTATTGTCCTGCTGGTATGTCATTTGTTAAGTCTGTTGATGCTTATGATATGATAAAAACTGCCGATACCTTGTTTAAATTGTTTGCTGAGGTTATTGAGTGGGTTGGGTCTAGTAACATTGTGCATGTGGTTACTAATAATGCTGCAAATTATGTATCTGCTGGAAAACTCATTCATGAAAAGTATCCAAACATTTTTTGGTCTCCTTGTGCTGCTCATTGCATCAATCTTATCTTGAAAGACATAGCAAGTCTTCCTCACATAGCTGACCTTGCCTCTCGTGCTTCAAAAGTGACTGTCTTTGTTTACAATCATATGATTTTCTTGTCATggcttagaaaaagaaaagattggaAAGAAATTGTTCGACCAGGAGTAACACGTTTTGCTACTGTTTTCATTACTTTGAAAAGTATATATGATCATAAATAA
- the LOC107462705 gene encoding naringenin 8-dimethylallyltransferase 2, chloroplastic-like has protein sequence MAFGLLGSSFPTTPTTTGSYAKRGLWCNNRNLTKEYSIRRSLQYNSKLHYKGIEGGSSTSDTFEKKYLINASSGESYESELKSHDELKGTLESIRNALNSFIKFTRLYAFVGVTLGALSSSLLAVDTFSDISPVLFLKGFLQYMIPVLCMHQYVMGANQLADVEIDKINKPYLPLASGDYSYTRGVIIVGLCLLSSIGLTWMVGSKPLLWTNLITAVLTSAYAFNLPLLRWKRSTILTVISSTITLLTTFNLGAFLHMKTFVLKQAAVFPRSLLLGCLVMGCFYSVISVSKDLADVEGDKALGLKTLAIRLGVKKVFWLCISLIQMAYGVAITLGALSPFLWSKIFTVLAHAIMVFVVWNHASSVDLSSKDSLQAFHMFVFKLVYVENILVLFVR, from the exons ATGGCTTTTGGGCTTCTAGGGTCATCATTTCCTACTACTCCCACCACCACCG gtTCTTATGCAAAGAGAGGTTTGTGGTGCAATAATAGGAATCTCACAAAAGAATACAGTATTAGGAGATCCTTGCAGTATAATTCAAAGCTCCATTACAAAGGCATTGAAGGAGGATCATCTACAAGTGATACATTTGAGAAAAAATACTTAATAAATGCATCTTCTGGAGAATCATATGAATCTGAACTAAAATCTCATGATGAATTAAAAGGCACTTTGGAGTCTATCAGAAATGCGCTAAATAGTTTTATCAAGTTTACAAGATTGTATGCATTTGTTGGCGTG ACTTTAGGTGCACTATCTTCATCGCTTCTTGCAGTGGACACTTTCTCAGATATATCTCCAGTGTTATTTTTAAAAGGATTTTTGCAG TATATGATACCTGTCCTGTGCATGCATCAATATGTTATGGGAGCGAATCAATTAGCCGATGTTGAAATAGATAAG ATAAATAAGCCATATCTTCCTTTGGCATCTGGAGATTATTCCTACACACGTGGAGTTATAATTGTGGGATTGTGTCTACTTTCG AGTATTGGGCTTACATGGATGGTAGGCTCAAAGCCATTGCTTTGGACCAATCTTATCACTGCTGTTCTAACGAGTGCTTATGCATTTAAT TTACCTTTGTTGAGATGGAAGAGATCTACAATTCTTACAGTAATATCAAGTACAATTACACTGCTGACAACATTTAATTTAGGAGCTTTTCTCCACATGAAG ACCTTTGTACTAAAACAGGCAGCTGTTTTTCCAAGATCTCTACTTCTTGGCTGTTTGGTCATGGGTTGTTTCTATTCAGTTATATCAGTATCAAAG GACTTAGCAGACGTTGAAGGAGACAAAGCATTGGGCCTCAAAACTTTGGCAATACGTTTGGGTGTTAAGAAG GTATTTTGGTTATGCATTTCACTTATTCAAATGGCTTATGGAGTTGCTATTACATTGGGAGCATTATCTCCTTTTCTATGGAGCAAAATTTTTACG gtTTTGGCACATGCCATCATGGTTTTCGTCGTTTGGAATCATGCCAGTTCTGTAGATTTATCAAGCAAAGATTCATTGCAGGCATTTCATATGTTTGTGTTTAAG CTTGTGTATGTCGAAAACATCCTCGTACTATTTGTACGATGA